From the Papaver somniferum cultivar HN1 chromosome 2, ASM357369v1, whole genome shotgun sequence genome, the window TTTAGCACTTACTTAAGATACTCTCTACTTAGGAAAGCATCTAAACATTGTATTGTCATCAGGGTGCAGTTCATCACCCTGATGACAATGGTATCATAAATTAAAACCATTGTTTGTATAGTCAGTGGTGCCAATCATTCCTAATGTCTGAAAATTCACACATAATAAACTACTTATACTTACATTGTCATCAAGCATGAAGACATCCAGGCTGGTGACCTCGTAGGTACCCATGAAATCTAATTCATTCCACTTCCGTGAGATTCGAACGCGAGTCATCCATTTGGTGCCTTCTTCGGCCTTGCCAATATGGGAGAAAGTTTTGTAGGTGGATGCGGGAATTTTAGAAGGGTTGTTGACAGTCTGGGAACCCATTTGAAAAAAAGTGATGGGAGTATGAACTGCTAAAAATTGGAACCAATTTACTCGTCAAAACTGACTCCaatgatatgaaatcaaaaaaaaatagataGGGATTATTAGAGTTATGGGTATAGATTTCATAATCACTCATTTACAAATTTCATAATCTAGACAGGAATGAACAAAGtccaaaacccaaaaaaaaaatcaattgaatgaatgaatgaataaaAAATCAATTACCTAAGATGTTTCGAACTCTGGTGATTTTCTGAATCCAACAATCAAAATCTACATCAGAACAATAATAATCTTATTAAAACTCAATGAAAATCAAACTATCACCGAAATAATCGAATAAAAAATAACCGACCATTACCTAGTAGTGCTGAAAGAGAATGCGACTGAAACTGGGAAAGATGATCACCTCGTCTAGGGTTTATACATAGGAACATTTTTGAAAGAATGATGTTGCATGTAACGTTTGAAGTTATTATTGAGTCTTTAAAGAAAATCTTTTTGTATTCGTAACTGAAGAGGAGATCAATGTATGATTCGTATCTGAAGAAGATCATAGGAGGGGAGAATATTATTGGAAACAACTCAATTATCAGGCCGCAGAATGAATTAAATTGCTGCTGGTACTCATGGTTTTGATAACAGACGGATTAATGGTTTTGATAACAGACGAAATGAGTGATTCTGGACAGTTGGATGGGGCGTTAAACATGGATTGATTCTTACACGTGATTTTTCACTCAACTTTCTGAATTTTGAGAGCAAATGGTGGCCGTGGATCGCACTTAAAAACTCTTTTCGGATTTTacaaaaaccatttgtttttgtaagataagaTAAATATCTTAGATTTTCATATGTAGCTACAAATTCTCATGGAGTCAAATAATTCTTACTATAGTTTGTAGTATTTATTTAAACTAGGGTATGACCCGTACCGTAACGGCACGAGCTTTAGTTTGTTCTTGCTAATCCAAGTGTTAGCTTCTCAACGTGTTTTATGCTTGCCCTTTTCAGATAAGAAGTTCGGATATCTAAATCTAAGAAATGTTTCTAAATGTTAGTTTCTCAAAAAGCAAGAAATTAATTTAGGTGTAAACAACTTCTAAAAGTAAAAGAATCTATTTTTTGTGAAGCAAGATACCTTTGTTTTGGACTTTTGATTGATGTCCAAACATGCTATTAAAATGAAACTTTTATCTATCTTTGCAAAAGGAACTCGATAGACAAATAAAGCATTTTGATGTGAAATTCAATCATTACTTTTAGAACACTagggcttagtttggtattgctgcagcttttataaaagcacttttctAATGTGCGTTGATGTGTTGTGCTGTGACACAAAAGCAGTTTGACGTTTGGTAAAATACTGATTAAGtctaaagctgattaaaaaagcaaCCAAAGTGTGTTTCGTAAAGTATTAGATTCAACTACTGTTGTTATgacaaatgacaaaaacaaacatatctctgaaaatagCTTTATTCAATTTtaaagggtttaaaaataattaattttttttatttaaaaataatattaaatattaaattaactaagtgttactattattatgattgttaaaaaaaattatgttacttaaccactttttaatatatatatatatatatatatatatatatatatatatatatatgcataattttcaaacaaaaatcaaactaaaaataagtaattattaaatatttgtttttatttttatttttgatatattaaatgaaatggtatcatcaaatagtttgaaaagaaaatataataatatttaaagaataaattataagaaataaaaaattgattgtatatatatatatatttaagggtaatttttgtcatttacaaaataaaatagggacaaaaacgataaatcaagcattaaattttggtgggaccaaagcttatgcttttgtagattttaaaagctcctcctccccagcttttaaaaattgaggaatttgggaacTGGTTTGGGTAAAaagaactttgattttttttaccaaacaccattTTCAGAAATTgttaacatatataggttttgaaagtgcttttggaaaaataaaagcattaccaaacccagctTAATCCTTGTTTGGCCCCGCTTATTTTCTACCTAAACAATCTTACCACCCAAAAGTACGTACGTTTATTTGAATTCTCCGTGAATTCATTAGTacttattttctttccttttggaAGCATGTTCTTGTGTTTACGATATCCTTGTATGCAACAAAATATAAAATTCCTTCGTCACATCATTGACTGTCAACATTTTCATATAAAtccttttattttaatttttttgatcaCAATTCAAATCAAATACATTTGTAAGCAGAATTAACGAAATTCCCATACCATAAACTTATATTTTTCCTATCAGTTCTAACTATGGTTTTTATCGGTAGTATCCCCGATATTTCATTCTGCATTATTTCGAGATACTTCATTCCATACATTAGTTTATTTCCTTGCGCACTTTCTTCCTTCACGGATCTTCATCCTGTCATTTTCACATCTAATCAAAAGCAGCTCCTCCTGGAATGGGAAATACTATAATTTTGGTGTGGGTTGTTTGTGTCTCCTGATTagatatcaccaccaccacatcTGCTCGATTGCTTGTATGCATTGGGCTCTTAGTTCCAAGGAATTTTCGCCTTGAGTAATGGTGGTTGAACTATCTAGGACACAAATACACATATCACGACCACAGATAGAGGACTCGAAAAGCTTACCTCATAGCTTGCGAAACAGAGGACACAAATACACATATCATGGCGAAAATTCACAACGACCATCCAAAAACCACGCAACCAAACAAAAATTCACTAACCACAAAACCAAACCATTGCAATTAATACAGACACAACAGTAACTTGCAGTGAGACTGACAATATAAATTGGCCTattagatcaaaaaaaaaaaaaacttaagcgAGACGGACTTTAATGTTTTTCATTTTCTCTGTGTCACACTTCTGGTAAACGAAATATCGCCTCATGTTCGCTGTACATCCCTAATCAAATCAGTATTTTTCTTCGGAAAAACCTCTAAATATTAAGGTAGGGATCAATGGTACCAAAAATCAATAGAATCTAGCAATGTTTAATTAATTCAAAAATCATCATGAAAAGTTTTGCCAGACCATAATGATGTTAGTGCTTACCTCAACTTAGATAACTAATCTgtttccccctttttgtgacgATTTCCTTCATCCTCAATATAATTGGTTACTCTGTAGCATCATTGAAACGTCCTACACATAAGATTTGGAAACTTAAAGTGACATATAACTGATACCCATGATGATGAAACAAATTAATTGAGCTTGCTATGGTTAGCCTTCCAATTTCACACAATGAATAACCATATTAAAGTACTATTCTTAATTACAATGAAATTAATTTCTCTCAAATTACAAAGAGCTTTTACTATTTCCGTGGTACGCTAGAGAAAACGCGCTTAGCACGGAAATGATATTGTCCTCGACGCCTCTTTCTTGAACCGGAATTTCAGAAAAATCACCAACTAAATTTCAAGTTGGAGGCAAACAATTAAGAGTAACCCCGGTAATTTAGTAGTTCAACATGAGTTTGAATATTAATCCATGTTGGAGGACTTCTCATATTAGACAAATACAAAATTAAGTACTTATAAGAAACGTGAAAAGTTAACTACCGTGCTTGAAATAAAATAACACACCTAGAACGCCTTCTGTAAGTCATTAAAAAATATACTGATTTCTTCTTATCAATAACAAAATACCCAGAAAACATAAAGCAACTCATCAAATGTACTCGAAGAGTTGTTCTATTTTCTATGCGTTCAGCTCCGTAAGTATGCTTTTCATTGGCTATTAATTatcatatgaaaaaaaaaaatatgaaatcgCTATTATGAGAGAAGTCAAACAAAATGCATAGTCGTATCGAACCATTTCTTATCGGAGAACACACAtacaataaagaaaagaaaagaaaaaaagacagcAAGTATTAATTCCTAACCCCTTTTATCTCAAAATATCTCTAATTCCCCACTAAACTATAATTCTCCGGAAGCTTAAACGAAAGTACAACCATTATAAAGTGGAAACGCATTCTAGTGCTTCAGTAGACCTTTAACTTCCACAGTTCTTGATCATCCACAACATCGATCCACTAATATATCAAAGGTTAAACCTGAATTTTTGCAAAATATAGAGAAACAAATTGCTCAAGCATACTGGAACTTTCCACTTCAATTTGCATGTGAAAAACAGATCTTTTGCACACTTTGTAAAAGAAAAATCAGCCAGAATGATACAAAAGATGTTTTCGTATATAAAACTGTgccagtgaaattaaattaatgGTGGTGTTCTTTCTTACTATATCCAACACCTCTATAATTGAAAGAGCTTCATTGAAACTACGTAACAGTAGAAATACTTCTATTCATGTTCATCATTGATGTGCTACAATTCCATATTTTACTGTCAGGCGTAGTTTAAGAATATTACTACCCATAATGTATTTCCCTTGCAGATAATTTTGGACAGGGGAATGAAAATGCAATTCAACCACAACATTGTAGTAGAAGTGATGCAAGCCTTATTGTTATTGCTCCAAAGAATCACAATATACATTTACACTATGCATTTTGTTTGACTTCTCTCATAATAATAATTTCTTCACTATTGGATTTATGTcaattgaaaacaacgaaaacgcTATAGAGAATAATCCATTACCCCCAATTACAATTCTCGATAGAACcccaaaaattgcatttccattcCCATGTCCAAAAAATTTCGCCTCACGGTAAAATGTGAAATTGTATGCGCATCACCCATTATCTTGGATCTTAAATGAAACTTTGCGGGGAAGATCACAGTTTAgttcataataaaaatatatattatatagacgtatataaagaaaatatgtggTAATTAGGAGATTATGTATTACCGTAAATCTGGAGAATTTCTATGCATGTTCTGACTTCTGAGAGCCTGTGTAGATTAGAATTAGAATTAACACAAATCAGTGAGAAACTTTGAGAATCCGAAAATACCTTCAAAATCAACTTAGAAAAGTACCTAACGGAATTCAAACACATAAAGACTATTAGAGCAGGAAAGGGaaagacaaaaacaaaaacaaatcaacCTGCATAATTAATGACTGAAAGATTTGCTAGAAATATACCATGAAAGTGAGGCTGAAAATGAATCATAACTGGAAACTTGAGTTGGGGGAAATATGAACAGCTTTCCAATCACCCAAAACAATAGTACCTGTGAATTGCGTCcgtgaagaagaaaaatagatttGTTCTTGATTAGTTGGTTTATACAACCCATAAACTGAGATCCAATTTCATAGAGCTGTTTCGTTACAtcaataataagaaaaaaaaacagcttATACAATAATGGACGAAATTTCATTAATTCGATAGAGTGAATCACATTGGGTTTTAAACGTGCCAGGTTGCAAACCTTTCGTTAATTCGGTGGACAGAAAAGCTTAAAACGTATGCTCAATCTGGACCATCATTTATATATCCAAACTATAGATGGATTAATCTGAACATTCCTTTATATATCCAAATTATAGATAGCCGTCGATgtggaaaaacaccattgtcccttataatatagataattATGACCAAAAATTATTCCGACTCATGCCGTGCTGTTACAGCACGAATTATTTCTAGTACACATACGAAAAAGAATTTATAATACTTTACAAGTTCAAAGACATTGCCATATACTCCCTCCctccctaattagatgacatatatcataaataagtggagtaatagattagtattattataagaaatatgttaaatttgatagccatatttatattcattaggtagttgttttaaaatgctttccaatgatacaaagtttacgaaaatccattgtatagtttgagagataaatcatttctaaatttactagtaaattttaactaggtcatctaattagggacgaaggtaatataaaaatataaaaaaagtttacgaaaatccgttgtatagtttgagagataaatcatttctatatttactagtaaattttaattaggtcatctaattagggacggaggtagtataaaAATATATCATAAATAAGTGGAGTAATggattagtattattataagaaatatgtaaaatttgatagccatatttatattcattaggtaggtgttttaaaatgttttccaATGATACAAAGTTCACGAGaatccgttgtatagtttgagagataaatcatttctaaacttactagtaaattttaactaggtcatctaattagggacataagtaatataaaaatataaaaaaaaattatctaactagatcatctaattagggacgaagGTAGTATAAAAATATAAAAGCAAAAAAGAGGTCATATTAGGAGTGGAACCCAAGTTGAAGGATTCAAAGTCCTGACTCCTGAGTGCTAACCACCACACCATAGAACCGCGTTGGCAATCCCTTTCCCCAATTTAATAATTGTCTAAATGCTTTTCTCAGATTTTAATCTCCTCAATTCTTCCTCTTTTCTGCTTCACGTGAGATTGGGGCCAGCACTCAGCATCACAGTCCACCACCTCACACCATTGCCAAATCATTTCAAACTCCCCGCCTTCTCTCTCCACGCATAGATCACataatcagaaaccctaatttcctctGTCTCTTAGCAGTAGAATAATCATCAACAATGTCTGACGAAGAATCTGATCAACAACTGAGCGATGATCAGAAGTTAGAGATCGCTAAATGGTTTCTCACTAATTCTCCTGCTGGTGAAATCCAATACATTTCCAAAGGTACCTCTCTCTCTTTAtacctaactttttttttcttcaattcggGGATTCTGAAATTTGGAATTTTTCTTGTTGGTTTCTGGCAGATATTAGGTCAGTTTTAATGGATGATGATTTATATAACAAGGCTGCTTCTGAGGCATTTCCTATTTACAATAAAAATCATCTCATTTCAATAGAAATGCCCAATCGAAGTGGAGATGTAAGTGTTGATTAAAGTGTTAATTTTGGGTTTAGGGTTATTAATTTGGTCTAATTTCACTTTCATTTGAATGTTCATTTAGGTGTAATTTAGGCTTTTTGAAGGTTTGTTGAGTTGTGATAAGGAAAAtgctaaaaaaaaattagaaacctttGTTGGGGAAGTGGGTCCAACACCTTATTCACCCTTTTTAGGTCATGTGGCATTCACCTTTGGTTGATTCATTGTGTGTGATTTAGGTTGTTGTTACGACATTTGCGGAACTTAGTGATACTGAATATCTGGATCCTCGTACTGCTCAAGTCGCTGTCGTGGACCATGTCAAACAAGTGAGTTTCTACCTCATGCGATGTGAAATGTTATTCTTGTTTGGGTGCTATAAGAAGTGGTTAATGGGTATGTTCACTTGTAATGTTTGTACCTTAAATTGGTGAAGGTGTGTATTGATGTGAGGCCTGCTACTGATGACGAGCTTTGCTCTCCGTATATTGAGGAATTTCGGTACGTTTACATGGACATTTTACAATGTACATCCATTAATCTTTTATGGTTTTGTTCCTATTTTGTAATATACATGGAGCACTAGATGCAAAAAAAAGTTTAAACATGCAGATTACATTAGATATTGTAATATTGGGAAATAGTAAATGCTACACTAGACTCTTTTATTTGCACGATGATATTTAGGGATCTTGCATTTCGTCATCAAGCCATCTACTATAGCATGCTAACTTGACAAAGTTCACAAGTTGGTATGAGACCTAAACTATCTACTTGCGAGTGGGTTATAAACTAGTGTATTGATAGCTAGCTCATTTTAAGTAACTATGCTTTGTCGCTCAATTTTCTGCTGGCAGATGCGATTTGGACGCAGAAATTCTTAAATACGTCGGGGAAGCTTATAAAAAGGGTGTTTGCTCAGTTTACTGTATTAATGGGAAAGATGCGGAAGGACCGGGGCTTGACTTTGAGCTTGCAGTTGTGATTAATGCTTCTAGGTGTAGCCCACAAAATTTTTGGTGAGTGAAATTGACATTTGTAAATTCCGGAACTTAGTAACATCTTATCATGAGGGTTTTGCCGTTTTGATGTGTTCTCTTTGATATCGGATTACCAGACTTATCTTTATGGGATTATTGCACTTGGTTTGCAAATCTACAAATGAAAGAAACCTTTATATTTGAACTGGCATTCAATCAGAGTCATCATAATCAGGGGAATTTTACTAGCTAACATACGTCTGTTCGTTTGCATGCGCTTAGCAGTTAGCTCATCTCTCTTCGCTTTATTTACTCTCTTTTTTGTTAGGTATTTCTGTACTCTGGGCTTGATATAGTTTGTTTTAGTTTCTCAAGTGATTTTCTTTTGTCATATCACTAAGCAGAAGTATTAGATATCATGTTGGAATATTTCATTGTGGCTGATGCCAAGAAGTTTGAGTGCCCATCCCCTTGAAAACATTTCCATGTACATCTATATCTTACTAAAAATAAGCTTCATATAACAGGAGAATATTGGTTTATACTTGAAGATAGTAACTGCTGATACCAGTGTATATCAATGCTTATATGGTTCCTTTTCACCATTGAATGTGATACAATATGTGCAATATCAATATTATCAAGATTTTGGCACCTCTCGATAAGGAATTCAATAAATAACATGCGGGCGGATCCCGATTGTAGTAGTCATTCTAAGATAAGGAATTGCAGCTCTATTTCAGTAATTTGCAGGTTTTGCTAAGTCATACCGAATACAAGAACAGTGGAGCTCACATTAAGTAAATGCTAGGGAAAGGGAAGATGTGGTCAGCCAGTGACTTGCAATGGTCGTGTTTTACTTGCACAGAGCACAGCAGTTGTCCAGTGTTAGAATCTTGTGCATTTAGCTTGAAGAGTTGATGACCTAGTTACCTACTAAGGAAGATAGAAGTCGAGTCTTTCAGAGAATATTTCTCCTATGCTTATTTTTCTCATCCAATGAATCTAAGTGTGACCATCAGacatcttatttttattttttttatgtaagGATCCAACTTTTATACCTGGATCACTGTTTTACAGCAATGGCAGTTGGCGTTCAATTTGGAACATAGAGTTTAAGGATGAGTTGCAAGTAGTGGAATTGAGAGGCAAATTGCAGGTATTACTTTTTAACTGGAACTGGTGTCACACTAGCGTAGTTATGCTTGATGTGATTTATACGAATATTGATGGACTAAATTAGTTACCTTAGCTTGTGGTTGTGTGTGCTTGTAAATGCACTAAAAAAGTTTACCAACATTAACTAATTGAAGTTGGTTTCAGGTTGGGGCGCACTACTTTGAAGAAGGAAATGTACAACTAGATGCTAGCCATGAATGCAAAGACTCAACTATTTTTCAGGTTATCCAAATTCATAATTTTTACATTGGATCCCTGAACTTCTAGCTTTGATCTCgttagatatttttgttactttaGCCAGCAAGTgccctttcttttctttttttctttttcttttcttcttttgttttcccTATTGTTAAAGAATGAGGTTTTAGGGAAAACACTATAGTTAAGCATCAAGTTAGGACATGCCACATTGTAAGGCAAAGTATACGTTCTTCACCTTTATATCGCCTATGTTTCTTTTTCCTCTCCATGAACTCTTAAATATAGATAGCATTTGGAAGAAGGGCAATCGTAGTAAATAACTAAATATTTGTTCTCGTTGGTTTTGTGGGTAGCTTCTATGCGACACATATGATTTAGTAGTTCCCATACTGAAATTATTTCTCTTTCAGTCCCCTGAAGATTGTGCCCTCTCAATTACGAACATTATTCGTCACCATGAAACTGAGTATTTGTCTTCTCTCGAGGTGCGTGATACTTCTTTTGTTCCTATTGGTTGATGAGTTCAGTGACTCCTTATCCTCTCGCTTACGGTTCTTTTGCATATGCAGGGATCCTACTTAAATCTGCCAGATACCACTTTCAAGGTACTGATAAGTTTCCAATAAGCTTATTACTGCTATCTTTCTTTATTTTGAAAACCCCTTTTTTACTTCTAAACTTGTGATTCTACAGGACCTGCGAAGGAAGCTTCCAGTCACTCGTACCCTCTTCCCATGGCATAATACAATGCAGATAAGCCTTACTAGAGACATTACGAAAGAACTTGGGATTAAGTAACAAAACATCTACATTAGGAAAGGGGAAATCTGTTGTTAATGTATACTATGCCATTGCCCGCCATCCTAAAGGAAATTTTTTTTCTATGTAAGAATCCCATTTATAGTCCATCCTTTTGTCTGTCACATGAATTATGGTATCCTGTCACACTTTTGGAGCTTTTGTGAAATGCCAAGATGTGGTTTTCTATATAGAGTATCAGTATAATATTTCTTTTTTGAACCAAAAGCGGCTCAAGCATAATATGTATTGTCATTTGTCATGCAAATGTTCTCACTCTGTTTTTCAGTTTCTCTATACAGTCCACGCCATACAGCAAGTTGCTTTTGGTCATCCTAAACGGGGGGCTATGCGGTTTAAAGAGCAGGACGAGTGTCTAAAGCCCAATAAATGTGGGACTAAACGTTAATTtcgaatgattttttagggaccatggttattTCTTGAgtagaccatgattttattaggccaccttccctatattatatggggtgtcctaaagtgttgaaatgactaatctattcttaacctaatttaatttaagaccaacctaataaccacctatatatatatatatatatatatatataaccaccaccaccaccgccgattaccaccaccaccaccttcgattatcaccaccaccaaccaccgattaccaccaccacctcctcccaccaccaccgccgattaccaccaccaccacctccgattatcaccaccaccaaccaccgattaccaccaccatctccgattaccaccaccaccagccaccaccacctctatatatatgaCTTAATTTAAAAcaataacaaagatattctcacaaacccattacttgtcattcgtttttggttgaataaatgagaagtaatcatcaaaatgagttgaaaatggaagttgcagagaggtttaatggagggttattttcagagaaaagttcggttacgtcgcaaaaaacaagtctcaTCCGAACTTTTAgctcggttacgtcgcaaaacgttcggtttcgtcCCAAAAAGTTCGggtatcacgaattaatttttcttaaccgaactctcgcaaaaaatacttttaaccgaactccttgtattagaacaacacaagttcaTAAGTTTGGTTCCTTCGCGAAATAAAGATATGTAACCGagcacacaagatgtacccaaataaattgttaagttcaaagttcggttacctaccattttatactaggtaacggaatatagcactgtaactttgtttttttttttatctgtgagttcggttagatacgcttttggataaaagtttgcgaaccaaccgaacttcttacaCTTGGAATAATTTTTTCTAACATAAAGTTCGGTTGGGTAGTTGGTTGGTATGAACTTTGCGTACCAACCGAACTATGTACAGttggtaaaattttattttcacgtaAAGTTTGGTTAGTTATTGTTTGCAAAGCAACCGAACTTCTGGACCCTAAAGTTCAGTTACATTGTGGGCAACATcaacagaaacaacaacaatattaaaattgaaatcaagaatgaaattaaaattgaaatcgAGAATAATTACAAACATTAACAACAACTAAAAATCAAAACGTACCTTGATTCTGTTGTTATTCTTCCGAAACAGTGATGATTCTTCTTGATCTCAGAaatcaaaaaaaacaaattcaaatcaGAAAACCTTACATGGAGAAGCTTTGAAACAACAAACTAGAATCAATTGAGAATTCGTAGATTGATTGATAATCAGTTGTTCAATAAATTTGAATCAAATCATTCAGATTTATAAATCGACTGAAACAAAAATcgattaaatcaatacatgataaATCTTCAAATGAAATCAGTGAAACAAAAGTCGATTAAATTAATACCTAGACAAATCTCATCTGCGGGTCGGTTTGATTATGTAGATTAATCTTCAGATGCAGTTGATCTTCGCTGGTTAGTAATCGCATGAAataaatcttcttcatcatccatatCATCTCTCTATCAGATTCGATTCATCTTCGTAACAACTGAGAATATAGAGGAATcgatagagaagatgaaaaaatgtgaagaaaaccctaaaactctTCATAGTTGTTGCAGTAGGAGATCTAAaaggagaagatgaaaatgaatctcagaaaaaccctaaaactttttTTTCTCCGCAACCGAGAGAGACaaagatgagagagaaaaaaatggGAAAATGAAAATATCTACTGCTTTTCCTCTTGTATTTATAGAAAATGGTAGTTTTGTCAATATCAAAAtacataatataaaattatgggccagatctgaagagaaATTGatgggcctagtaatatcattttctgaaattatggagttgacaatgtatgatccatttagtgaggcttctatatattgaactcATATAGTAGGGGAGTTTTAGTATTTTTCACTTAAATTTTTACCCATGTGGTTCAAACTTTAGATTGTGAAGATGGACCTTTGGTGACCTAAAACACGCACCATGACGATAAACTTGATTGTATAATCTCGAGACTAGACTCAAAATTGTAATCCAAGATCAGTCATGGTGAACTGTGAAGATGAATTTTTCGTGACCCAAAACATAGAATGTCTTACATTGTGCCGATAACTTGAATTTTTACATTGAATTTTTGGTGACAGAAAACCCGCATTGTGACGATAAACTTGATTTTAGAATCGAGAGACTAGACTCAAAACTGTAATCCAAAATCAATCATGGTAAATTTGCTACATATTTATGTTTGTTTTAGTAAGTCTAAATATGCTTGTGCCAAAACTCGCCTTGCTCCCTAACTTCGAGACAATAAACTGTGATCCTTTATTCCGAAATGAGTTTGTTATGCCACACAACCTAAATTTGCATCATGGCTATCGAAATCCGAAATGAGtttgtta encodes:
- the LOC113350260 gene encoding uncharacterized protein LOC113350260 isoform X1, which codes for MIFFRYESYIDLLFSYEYKKIFFKDSIITSNVTCNIILSKMFLCINPRRGDHLSQFQSHSLSALLDFDCWIQKITRVRNILAVHTPITFFQMGSQTVNNPSKIPASTYKTFSHIGKAEEGTKWMTRVRISRKWNELDFMGTYEVTSLDVFMLDDNLYQIINWDQH
- the LOC113350260 gene encoding uncharacterized protein LOC113350260 isoform X2, whose translation is MIFFRYESYIDLLFSYEYKKIFFKDSIITSNVTCNIILSKMFLCINPRRGDHLSQFQSHSLSALLDFDCWIQKITRVRNILAVHTPITFFQMGSQTVNNPSKIPASTYKTFSHIGKAEEGTKWMTRVRISRKWNELDFMGTYEVTSLDVFMLDDNIINWDQH
- the LOC113350261 gene encoding F-actin-capping protein subunit alpha-like, giving the protein MSDEESDQQLSDDQKLEIAKWFLTNSPAGEIQYISKDIRSVLMDDDLYNKAASEAFPIYNKNHLISIEMPNRSGDVVVTTFAELSDTEYLDPRTAQVAVVDHVKQVCIDVRPATDDELCSPYIEEFRCDLDAEILKYVGEAYKKGVCSVYCINGKDAEGPGLDFELAVVINASRCSPQNFCNGSWRSIWNIEFKDELQVVELRGKLQVGAHYFEEGNVQLDASHECKDSTIFQSPEDCALSITNIIRHHETEYLSSLEGSYLNLPDTTFKDLRRKLPVTRTLFPWHNTMQISLTRDITKELGIK